A stretch of Syntrophaceae bacterium DNA encodes these proteins:
- a CDS encoding iron-containing alcohol dehydrogenase, producing MNVPGYYEFCCRVNVLSGHDTLEKIPAVLAGLRAGRPFIVTDRGVSGAGLLDLVTDAIRGSIEIGAINDEVPPDSDVKVVNRLAGLFRASGCDGIVAIGGGSVMDTAKGVNILVSENSDNLLAFAGANALKRPLKPFVAIPTTAGTGSEVTQAAVIKDHEKSLKLAFASYFLLPDAAVLDSRMTLTLPPALTASTGMDALTHAMEAYFCLAKNPLSDTHALAAIDLIGRHLLTVVRNPGDREGRLALANAATLAGIAFSNSMVGLVHNLGHATGSACGVPHGACMAMFLPYGLEYNLHKREAVIAELLLPLAGPGVFAATPPAGRAQKVIDLVRQMNQDLHDATGGRHFRFLKEVVDRDGKPMVPREKLPAVVEAARRDGAVFYNPEEMDAEDMLMVLEAAWEGRPLDRNRIKKG from the coding sequence ATGAATGTGCCTGGCTATTACGAATTCTGCTGCCGCGTGAACGTCCTGTCCGGCCACGACACACTGGAAAAGATTCCCGCTGTCCTGGCGGGATTGCGGGCCGGGAGGCCTTTCATCGTCACGGACCGGGGGGTGTCCGGCGCCGGGCTCCTGGACCTGGTCACGGATGCCATTCGCGGCAGCATCGAGATCGGGGCGATCAACGACGAAGTCCCGCCCGATTCGGATGTGAAGGTCGTCAACCGCCTGGCCGGGCTTTTCCGGGCGAGCGGCTGCGACGGTATTGTGGCCATCGGCGGCGGCTCCGTCATGGACACGGCCAAGGGCGTGAACATCCTCGTTTCCGAGAATTCCGACAACCTCCTGGCATTTGCGGGTGCCAACGCCCTCAAGCGTCCCCTGAAACCATTTGTCGCCATTCCCACCACGGCGGGCACGGGTTCCGAGGTAACCCAGGCGGCGGTGATCAAGGACCACGAGAAGTCCCTGAAACTGGCCTTTGCCAGCTATTTCCTCCTCCCCGATGCCGCCGTCCTGGACTCCCGCATGACCCTCACCCTGCCGCCCGCCCTGACGGCGTCGACGGGAATGGACGCCCTGACCCACGCCATGGAGGCCTATTTCTGCCTTGCCAAGAACCCCCTGAGCGACACCCATGCCCTGGCCGCCATCGACCTGATCGGCCGGCACCTCCTCACCGTGGTCCGGAATCCGGGTGACCGGGAGGGCAGGCTGGCCCTCGCCAATGCGGCGACCCTGGCCGGGATCGCCTTCTCCAATTCCATGGTCGGTCTCGTCCACAATCTCGGCCATGCCACCGGCTCCGCCTGCGGGGTTCCCCATGGGGCCTGCATGGCCATGTTTCTTCCTTACGGGCTGGAATACAACCTCCACAAGCGGGAGGCCGTCATCGCCGAACTGCTCCTGCCTCTGGCAGGTCCGGGAGTGTTCGCCGCCACACCGCCGGCCGGACGGGCGCAGAAGGTGATCGACCTTGTCCGGCAGATGAACCAGGATCTTCACGACGCGACGGGAGGGCGGCATTTCCGCTTCCTCAAGGAGGTCGTGGATCGCGACGGGAAGCCCATGGTTCCGCGGGAGAAGCTTCCAGCCGTGGTGGAGGCGGCCCGGCGCGATGGGGCCGTATTCTACAATCCCGAGGAAATGGACGCGGAAGACATGCTGATGGTCCTGGAAGCGGCCTGGGAGGGCCGTCCCCTGGACCGAAACCGCATCAAGAAGGGGTGA
- a CDS encoding iron-containing alcohol dehydrogenase, which yields MTEPFAFLNPIKINSGLKALEHLPFELDAMNAGKPLILTDQEGVRAGLDRTVEKSFGDSGLILGFYGGIPSEPDLALIRDLAALYRERGFDALVAVGSGPVMNAAKILNIAVSGTPGDLESFAGVDRIPGRLRPFVAVPRSGGTGYETSRFAVLGNRMYSSRRLMPDLVVVDPRMLASGNRDSLIAGALTSWAHSVEAYFTAPENPLVEAYAGGALALLREALLPGIRGTVDETGRVALSNAAVYAACAFSNAPLGPAHVLGEAVARVANISAGAAMGLLLPSVAARLAGRDGRDVSRLLLPLAGMDRFAATAEEERSRVVPALLGRMLADVLAAAGGHVPLNLKEAGLARERIPDLAGNTVSGEKSWTAEDSRAVLEEAWNGKRAA from the coding sequence ATGACCGAACCCTTTGCCTTCCTGAATCCCATCAAAATCAACTCGGGACTGAAAGCCCTCGAACACCTCCCCTTCGAACTGGACGCGATGAACGCGGGAAAACCCCTGATACTGACAGATCAGGAGGGAGTCCGGGCGGGACTGGACCGGACCGTCGAGAAGTCCTTCGGCGATTCGGGGCTCATTCTGGGGTTCTACGGCGGGATCCCGTCCGAACCGGATCTCGCCCTGATCCGGGACCTGGCGGCCCTGTACCGGGAGCGGGGGTTCGACGCCCTCGTGGCCGTCGGATCCGGCCCCGTCATGAACGCCGCAAAAATCCTGAACATTGCCGTGTCCGGTACGCCCGGGGACCTGGAATCCTTCGCCGGGGTCGACCGGATTCCGGGACGGCTTCGTCCCTTCGTCGCCGTGCCCCGCTCCGGAGGGACCGGCTACGAGACGTCGCGCTTTGCCGTTCTCGGGAACAGGATGTACTCTTCCCGCCGCCTGATGCCGGATCTGGTCGTCGTCGACCCCCGGATGCTCGCCTCCGGAAACAGGGATTCGCTGATTGCCGGCGCCCTCACGTCCTGGGCGCACAGCGTCGAGGCGTACTTCACCGCCCCGGAAAATCCCCTGGTGGAGGCGTATGCCGGCGGCGCGCTGGCCCTCCTCCGGGAAGCCCTGCTCCCGGGAATCCGGGGAACGGTGGACGAAACCGGGCGGGTCGCCCTGTCGAACGCCGCCGTCTATGCCGCCTGCGCCTTCTCCAATGCCCCCCTCGGGCCGGCCCACGTCCTCGGTGAGGCCGTCGCGCGCGTGGCGAACATCTCGGCGGGAGCCGCCATGGGACTTCTCCTGCCTTCCGTTGCGGCCCGCCTGGCCGGTCGGGATGGACGGGACGTTTCCCGTCTTCTTCTTCCCCTGGCCGGAATGGACCGGTTTGCGGCAACGGCGGAGGAGGAGCGGAGCCGAGTCGTTCCCGCTCTTCTCGGCCGCATGCTGGCGGACGTCCTGGCGGCGGCGGGAGGACACGTCCCTCTGAATTTGAAGGAGGCGGGCCTTGCGCGGGAACGGATTCCGGATCTGGCCGGAAATACCGTGAGCGGCGAGAAATCATGGACGGCGGAAGATTCACGGGCTGTCCTGGAAGAGGCCTGGAACGGAAAGCGAGCCGCCTGA